A part of Desulfotomaculum nigrificans DSM 574 genomic DNA contains:
- a CDS encoding response regulator, producing MAENTVDILIVDDQLGVRRLLFEALADEGYLVKMAGGGVEALNILSHTLPSLVLLDIKMPGMTGFETLQEIRKRYGQLPVVMMTAYGDMDIIAETKKLGVEHYLIKPFDLDEVRLLVKDLLNGNDNLNYMKDIG from the coding sequence ATGGCAGAGAACACTGTTGATATACTCATAGTGGATGACCAATTAGGTGTACGGCGGTTATTATTTGAGGCACTGGCAGATGAGGGCTACCTGGTCAAAATGGCCGGGGGAGGTGTCGAAGCCCTGAATATCCTCTCCCATACGCTACCTTCCCTGGTGCTTTTAGATATTAAAATGCCGGGAATGACGGGCTTCGAAACCCTGCAGGAGATTCGTAAGCGGTACGGCCAACTACCGGTAGTAATGATGACCGCATATGGAGATATGGATATTATTGCCGAAACCAAAAAACTTGGCGTGGAGCATTATTTAATTAAACCGTTCGATCTGGATGAAGTACGCCTGCTGGTTAAGGACTTACTGAACGGAAATGACAATTTAAACTATATGAAAGATATCGGCTAA
- the sppA gene encoding signal peptide peptidase SppA — translation MRKKLVVGLVIGLVLISLAAAIAIKGDTKIMAGKASTGEKVGVIHIEGTIVSSAPGGFGAGGVAAADEIVANLKEARENPEIKAVILRLNTGGGSVVGSDEIGREVERLRRSGKKVVAVMGEMAASGGYWIACKADKIVANPGTFTGSIGVIMQVTKMKELYNKIGVDVETFKTGPHKDMGATGRDITPEERRIFQGLVQDSYDDFINVVAEGRKMDPARVRQLADGRVYTGKQAKALGLVDELGDFTDAVKLTARLANIKGEPELVEIGRRDNFLGDLLGGLQNQGKILPLPLEGLLLMPDPALSEMRSQK, via the coding sequence TTGCGCAAAAAATTAGTGGTTGGGCTTGTCATTGGCCTTGTCCTCATCTCCCTGGCAGCGGCCATCGCCATTAAGGGGGATACCAAAATAATGGCCGGTAAAGCAAGCACCGGTGAAAAGGTGGGGGTTATACATATTGAGGGGACCATTGTTTCCTCTGCACCGGGTGGCTTTGGGGCCGGCGGGGTGGCAGCCGCCGACGAAATTGTGGCGAATTTGAAGGAAGCCAGAGAAAACCCGGAGATTAAAGCCGTCATCCTGCGCTTGAATACCGGTGGGGGCAGTGTAGTGGGTTCGGATGAAATCGGCCGGGAAGTGGAACGGTTGCGCCGCTCAGGTAAAAAAGTAGTGGCCGTAATGGGGGAAATGGCTGCTTCCGGTGGTTACTGGATAGCCTGCAAGGCGGATAAAATTGTGGCCAATCCCGGCACCTTCACCGGCAGTATTGGCGTAATTATGCAGGTCACTAAAATGAAAGAATTATACAACAAGATTGGGGTGGACGTAGAAACTTTTAAAACCGGCCCCCATAAAGACATGGGAGCCACCGGCAGAGACATCACCCCGGAAGAACGCCGGATTTTTCAGGGGTTGGTGCAGGACAGCTATGATGACTTTATCAATGTGGTGGCAGAAGGAAGGAAAATGGATCCGGCCAGGGTCAGGCAGCTGGCTGATGGCCGGGTTTACACCGGTAAACAGGCCAAAGCTCTGGGGTTGGTGGATGAACTGGGGGACTTTACCGATGCGGTGAAATTAACCGCCCGCCTGGCCAATATTAAAGGGGAGCCGGAATTGGTGGAAATAGGCCGGCGGGACAATTTTCTGGGTGATCTTTTGGGTGGGCTGCAAAATCAGGGTAAGATACTGCCCCTGCCCCTGGAGGGTCTGCTCTTAATGCCCGACCCGGCCCTTTCAGAAATGAGAAGCCAGAAGTGA
- a CDS encoding XapX domain-containing protein, with protein sequence MKDVLLSTITGFTVGLLFAKLRLPVPAPSALPGVMGIVGIFLGYVLAQRLGWGR encoded by the coding sequence ATGAAAGATGTTCTTTTGTCCACCATTACCGGTTTCACGGTGGGCCTCCTTTTTGCAAAGCTTAGGCTACCGGTTCCCGCACCATCTGCCCTGCCCGGCGTTATGGGCATTGTAGGAATTTTCCTTGGTTATGTACTGGCCCAACGGTTGGGCTGGGGGCGTTAA
- a CDS encoding CTP synthase, with protein sequence MSKFIFVTGGVVSSLGKGITAASLGRLLKSRGLKVAIQKLDPYINIDPGTMSPYQHGEVFVTEDGAETDLDLGHYERFIDINLSRSSNVTTGGIYWSVISKERRGDYLGGTVQVIPHITNEIKDRVLRIAREMKPDVVITEIGGTVGDIESLPFLEAIRQLRTDLGRNNVMYIHVTLVPYIRAANELKTKPTQHSVKELRSLGIQPDVVVCRTEQYFPRELEEKLALFCDIDKEAVIQAVDASSIYEVPLQLEQEGLDDIAVERLGLTCGEADMTEWRNMVNRMKNLKRTTTIALVGKYVSLPDAYLSVAEALRHAGLCHDSAVEIRWINSEDLEQIPAEQLLQGVDGILVPGGFGDRGIEGKIKAINYARVNKIPFLGICLGMQLAVVEFARSVLGWQDANSAEFNQHCRYPVIDLLPEQKDLDKMGGTMRLGAYPCKLVPGTLAHRAYGEEIIHERHRHRYELNNEYRAELAQAGLVFSGTLPTGKLVEIVELPDHPWFVATQFHPEFKSRPNRPHPLFRDFIGASLKNK encoded by the coding sequence ATGTCCAAGTTTATTTTTGTTACCGGCGGAGTGGTGTCATCCCTGGGTAAGGGTATAACCGCTGCTTCGTTGGGGCGGTTGCTTAAAAGCCGCGGCCTGAAAGTGGCCATTCAGAAATTAGATCCCTACATTAACATCGACCCGGGGACCATGAGTCCGTATCAGCACGGCGAAGTCTTCGTAACCGAAGACGGGGCTGAGACAGACTTGGACCTGGGACACTACGAACGGTTTATTGATATCAACCTGAGCAGAAGCAGTAACGTTACCACCGGCGGTATTTACTGGTCAGTCATCAGTAAAGAGCGCCGCGGGGATTACCTGGGTGGCACCGTGCAGGTGATTCCCCATATCACCAATGAAATTAAAGACCGGGTACTGCGCATAGCCCGGGAAATGAAACCAGACGTAGTGATTACCGAAATCGGTGGTACCGTAGGTGACATCGAATCATTACCGTTCCTGGAAGCCATTCGCCAGCTGCGCACCGACCTGGGTCGGAACAATGTCATGTATATTCATGTAACCCTGGTACCCTATATACGGGCGGCCAATGAATTAAAAACCAAGCCCACCCAACACTCGGTGAAGGAACTGAGAAGTCTGGGTATTCAACCTGATGTGGTGGTTTGCCGGACTGAACAGTACTTCCCCAGGGAATTGGAAGAAAAGCTGGCCCTTTTCTGTGACATTGATAAGGAAGCGGTGATTCAGGCTGTAGATGCCAGCTCCATTTATGAAGTTCCCCTGCAGTTGGAGCAAGAAGGCCTGGACGATATTGCCGTGGAAAGACTGGGCCTCACCTGCGGCGAAGCTGATATGACCGAATGGCGTAATATGGTCAACCGCATGAAAAACCTTAAGCGTACCACCACCATTGCTCTGGTGGGTAAATATGTATCCCTGCCGGATGCTTACCTCAGTGTGGCCGAGGCCCTGCGCCATGCCGGGCTGTGCCATGACTCCGCTGTGGAAATCCGCTGGATTAACTCCGAAGATTTAGAGCAAATACCGGCCGAACAATTATTGCAGGGGGTTGACGGTATCCTGGTGCCCGGCGGTTTTGGTGACCGTGGTATTGAAGGCAAGATTAAGGCCATTAACTATGCCCGGGTAAACAAAATTCCCTTCCTGGGTATCTGCCTGGGTATGCAGTTGGCGGTGGTGGAATTTGCCCGCTCGGTACTGGGCTGGCAGGACGCCAACAGTGCTGAGTTCAATCAGCATTGCCGCTATCCCGTCATAGACCTGCTGCCGGAGCAGAAGGATCTGGACAAAATGGGCGGTACCATGCGGTTGGGGGCTTACCCCTGCAAACTGGTGCCCGGCACTTTAGCCCACCGGGCCTACGGGGAAGAAATTATTCATGAGCGGCACCGCCATAGATATGAATTAAATAATGAATACCGGGCAGAATTGGCCCAGGCAGGACTGGTATTCAGCGGCACCCTGCCCACCGGCAAACTGGTGGAAATTGTAGAATTGCCGGATCACCCATGGTTTGTGGCCACCCAGTTCCACCCGGAATTTAAATCCAGACCCAACCGTCCTCATCCATTATTTAGAGATTTCATAGGTGCGTCATTAAAGAACAAGTAG
- a CDS encoding Yip1 family protein, giving the protein MTEFRDNEMGETQPFAKAQPPVENEISEPINMEPPPRLTYYEIIYGILFDPVKTMQRIAQNPPLGATLIIVTLLSLAGLLADLYTSAHAAPAHIGLTTGLPLRQAMMLSEALRAAAPVLAVIGVIFYFVKWFFYSALLHLLAELYGGRGEAKTVFVIYGLASLPGVFLIPLKVLAALAVPAAATGIDTVGGFIVLIWGIVLLAIGLKEAHNFTTGKALLVIFTPVVAVIVLGLVSLAGLMSALASFMPHTW; this is encoded by the coding sequence TTGACCGAATTTAGGGATAACGAAATGGGGGAAACACAGCCCTTTGCAAAAGCTCAGCCCCCGGTAGAAAACGAGATTAGTGAACCTATAAATATGGAACCACCTCCGCGGTTAACTTATTACGAAATTATATATGGCATCCTGTTTGACCCGGTTAAAACTATGCAACGGATTGCCCAAAACCCTCCCCTGGGGGCCACCCTGATTATTGTCACCCTGCTGTCTCTGGCGGGGCTGCTGGCGGATTTGTATACCTCTGCCCACGCGGCGCCGGCCCATATCGGTCTAACCACCGGCTTGCCGCTGCGGCAGGCCATGATGCTGTCGGAGGCCCTCCGGGCGGCCGCCCCGGTGCTGGCAGTAATTGGGGTAATCTTTTACTTTGTTAAATGGTTTTTTTACAGTGCCCTGCTGCACCTGCTGGCCGAACTTTACGGTGGCCGTGGTGAGGCTAAGACAGTATTTGTAATTTACGGTTTGGCCAGCCTGCCAGGGGTTTTCTTGATTCCTTTAAAAGTGCTGGCCGCCCTGGCTGTTCCCGCGGCAGCCACCGGCATCGATACCGTAGGCGGGTTCATTGTCCTGATCTGGGGGATTGTTTTACTGGCCATTGGACTAAAGGAAGCCCACAACTTTACCACCGGCAAAGCCCTGCTGGTAATCTTTACACCGGTGGTGGCAGTCATTGTGCTGGGGCTGGTCAGTCTGGCGGGCCTAATGTCAGCCCTGGCCTCCTTTATGCCGCATACTTGGTAG
- the fsa gene encoding fructose-6-phosphate aldolase, producing MLLFIDTANIEEIKAAYSLGVISGVTTNPSLIAKEGRDFTQVVKEIASIVDGPISAEVISLEAGDMIKEAEQLSAIHPNIVIKIPMTAEGLKATRACAEKGIKTNVTLVFSANQALLAARAGATYVSPFVGRLDDIGHDGIGLIYDIVEIFDNYGLETQIISASIRHPLHVLQSAKAGAHIATVPYKVLMQMTKHPLTDKGIDAFLADWGKLTGKA from the coding sequence ATGCTGCTCTTCATCGACACGGCCAATATTGAAGAAATTAAAGCTGCCTACTCCCTGGGCGTAATTTCCGGGGTTACCACCAACCCATCCCTGATTGCCAAAGAGGGTCGGGATTTTACCCAGGTAGTAAAAGAAATAGCCTCCATTGTTGACGGCCCCATCAGCGCCGAGGTCATCAGCCTGGAAGCGGGGGACATGATTAAAGAGGCCGAGCAACTGTCGGCCATTCACCCCAATATCGTCATTAAAATACCCATGACCGCTGAGGGTTTAAAAGCCACCAGGGCCTGTGCCGAAAAGGGTATTAAAACCAACGTAACCCTGGTGTTCTCAGCCAACCAGGCCCTGCTGGCCGCCCGGGCCGGGGCAACCTACGTCAGCCCCTTTGTGGGCCGGTTGGACGATATCGGTCACGACGGCATAGGCCTGATCTATGACATTGTAGAAATCTTCGACAACTACGGCCTGGAAACCCAAATTATCTCCGCCAGCATTCGCCACCCGCTGCATGTGCTGCAGTCAGCCAAAGCCGGCGCCCACATTGCCACCGTACCATACAAAGTGCTGATGCAAATGACCAAACACCCCTTAACCGATAAAGGCATAGATGCCTTCCTGGCAGATTGGGGCAAACTCACGGGTAAGGCTTAA
- a CDS encoding class II fructose-1,6-bisphosphate aldolase — protein sequence MPLVPVKELLKKAEEGKYAVGAFNVNNMEIVQAILAAAEAERAPVIMQASQGAIKYAGIEYIYTLASLAASQATVPVALHLDHGTSFEQCMKCIRVGFTSVMIDGSKLPLEENIALTNKVLEVARATGVSVEAELGKIGGTEDDIHVDEKEAFFTDPEEARYFVEKTGVDALAPSVGTAHGQYKGIPKLDFPRLEKIAQLVKIPLVLHGSSGVPDEAIQEAIRLGVRKVNIDTNIREAFTNTCREVLGKNPKEIDPRKVLGPAREAATQVIREKIRVFGSAGKA from the coding sequence ATGCCATTAGTTCCCGTGAAAGAATTATTGAAAAAAGCTGAGGAAGGGAAATACGCTGTAGGTGCCTTCAACGTTAACAACATGGAAATCGTGCAAGCTATTTTAGCTGCCGCCGAAGCCGAAAGGGCACCGGTAATCATGCAGGCCAGCCAGGGGGCCATAAAGTATGCCGGTATTGAATACATCTACACCCTGGCCAGCTTAGCCGCCAGCCAGGCCACCGTACCGGTGGCCCTGCACCTGGACCATGGGACCAGTTTTGAACAGTGCATGAAATGTATCCGGGTTGGTTTTACTTCCGTAATGATTGACGGTTCCAAACTACCCCTGGAAGAAAACATTGCCCTGACCAACAAAGTACTGGAAGTTGCCCGGGCCACCGGTGTTTCCGTGGAAGCCGAACTGGGTAAAATCGGTGGAACCGAAGATGATATTCATGTTGACGAAAAAGAGGCCTTTTTCACTGATCCCGAAGAGGCCAGGTATTTTGTAGAGAAGACCGGCGTTGACGCCCTGGCTCCCTCTGTCGGCACCGCCCACGGCCAATACAAAGGGATACCCAAGCTGGATTTCCCCCGCCTGGAGAAAATTGCCCAACTGGTTAAGATTCCCCTGGTGTTGCACGGTTCTTCCGGCGTTCCTGATGAAGCGATTCAAGAAGCTATCCGCCTGGGCGTACGTAAAGTAAATATCGACACCAACATCCGCGAGGCCTTCACCAACACCTGCCGTGAAGTACTGGGCAAAAACCCCAAAGAAATCGACCCCAGAAAGGTTTTAGGCCCCGCCAGAGAAGCCGCCACCCAGGTAATTCGTGAGAAAATAAGAGTATTCGGCAGCGCGGGAAAAGCGTAG
- a CDS encoding DUF2062 domain-containing protein — MANIIKGMFFKVKDAYHRLLNLPEAPQKVAQGIALGMAFDFLPVPFISIPLSFIVAKLIRVHAVAATLTVILFKWAVPLFFTLNIFVGKALVGSAPSPIPPELGEGIPVIKRALLEMKALGLPFLVGSVINALWASLVVYFVALKILKARQRAIKKNPEQQQLKQVRLKQTKLDCK, encoded by the coding sequence GTGGCTAATATCATCAAAGGAATGTTCTTTAAAGTTAAAGATGCCTACCACCGGCTCCTAAATCTCCCGGAAGCGCCCCAAAAGGTGGCCCAGGGTATTGCCCTGGGAATGGCCTTCGATTTTTTGCCGGTACCTTTCATCAGTATTCCTCTCTCCTTCATAGTGGCCAAGCTTATTCGGGTGCATGCTGTAGCTGCCACCCTGACAGTTATTTTATTTAAATGGGCGGTGCCGTTATTTTTTACCCTGAACATTTTTGTGGGTAAAGCTTTGGTAGGCAGTGCCCCGTCTCCTATCCCGCCGGAACTGGGGGAAGGTATCCCCGTTATTAAAAGGGCGCTGTTGGAAATGAAGGCTTTAGGTCTGCCCTTTTTAGTCGGTAGTGTCATCAATGCCCTGTGGGCCAGCCTGGTGGTTTACTTCGTTGCCCTTAAAATCCTGAAAGCCCGCCAAAGAGCTATTAAAAAAAACCCTGAACAGCAGCAGCTCAAACAGGTCCGGTTAAAGCAGACTAAATTGGACTGCAAATAA
- the argS gene encoding arginine--tRNA ligase: MQGLVETIRATLAAALEKAIAKAVDEGAINPVETPEIVIEVPREKEHGDFATNLAMQLARSAKMAPRKIAEAVVENLDLAGTRVARVEIAGPGFINFYLEPSWVYDVVPLIVQEDRNYGRVELGNGRKVQVEFVSANPTGLLHMGNARGAALGDSLAAILDFAGYRVSREYYINDAGNQIENFGRSLEVRYLQQLGQDIPMPEEGYHGEDIIDTVKGYLNKHGDGLVNVDSATRRQTLAAYALKEKLTHIRNTLLDFGVVYDVWFSEQSLHDSGAIDRTINELRERGYIYEHENALWFKATEFGDEKDEVVVRSNGIPTYFAADIAYHRNKFERGFDWVIDIWGADHHGHVNRMKGSMEALGYSRDKLEVILMQLVRLFRGGEIVRMSKRTGQFVTLEELMEEVGRDAARYFFVMRSPDSHLDFDLDLAKSQTNDNPVFYIQYAHARICSILRQLQEQGRQLPAAADVDLTLLKEEAELGLLRKLADFPTEIAAAAELLAPHRIARYLHDLAGQFHSFYNSYRVITDNEELSQARLVLVNCVRIVLRNALGLLGLTAPEKM, translated from the coding sequence TTGCAAGGATTGGTGGAAACCATTAGAGCGACCCTGGCTGCAGCTCTGGAAAAGGCCATTGCCAAAGCGGTGGACGAGGGTGCCATAAATCCGGTGGAGACACCTGAGATTGTCATAGAAGTTCCCAGGGAGAAGGAACATGGCGATTTTGCCACAAATTTAGCTATGCAATTGGCCCGTTCAGCTAAAATGGCACCGCGCAAAATTGCCGAGGCGGTGGTAGAAAACCTGGACCTGGCAGGAACCCGGGTAGCACGGGTAGAAATTGCCGGCCCGGGCTTTATTAATTTTTATTTAGAACCAAGCTGGGTTTATGACGTAGTTCCTCTTATTGTACAAGAAGACCGGAATTATGGCCGGGTGGAATTGGGTAACGGCCGTAAGGTGCAGGTGGAGTTTGTCAGTGCCAACCCCACCGGTTTGTTGCATATGGGTAATGCCAGGGGAGCGGCCCTGGGCGACAGTCTGGCTGCCATTCTGGATTTTGCCGGTTATCGCGTGAGCCGGGAGTACTACATCAATGATGCCGGTAATCAAATTGAAAACTTTGGTCGCTCCCTGGAGGTCCGTTACCTGCAGCAGCTGGGTCAGGATATTCCCATGCCTGAAGAAGGTTACCATGGGGAAGATATTATTGACACAGTAAAAGGGTATCTTAATAAACACGGTGACGGGCTGGTAAATGTGGACAGCGCTACCCGTCGGCAGACCCTGGCGGCCTATGCTTTAAAAGAAAAGCTGACTCATATCCGCAACACCCTGCTTGATTTCGGTGTGGTGTATGACGTGTGGTTTTCCGAGCAGTCACTGCACGACAGCGGGGCCATCGACAGAACCATTAACGAATTAAGAGAACGGGGCTACATTTACGAGCATGAAAATGCTCTGTGGTTTAAAGCCACCGAATTTGGTGATGAAAAGGACGAAGTTGTCGTACGTTCTAACGGCATTCCCACATACTTTGCCGCTGATATTGCTTACCACCGCAACAAGTTTGAGCGGGGTTTTGATTGGGTCATTGATATTTGGGGTGCCGACCACCATGGTCACGTCAACCGCATGAAGGGATCCATGGAGGCATTGGGTTATAGCCGGGACAAGCTGGAAGTAATTCTCATGCAATTAGTTCGCCTGTTCCGGGGTGGCGAAATTGTCCGCATGTCCAAACGGACCGGCCAATTTGTGACCCTGGAAGAACTCATGGAAGAAGTGGGCCGCGACGCCGCCCGGTATTTCTTTGTCATGCGCAGCCCGGACAGCCATCTGGACTTTGATCTGGACCTGGCTAAGTCCCAGACCAATGATAACCCGGTGTTCTATATTCAATATGCCCATGCCCGCATTTGCAGTATTTTGCGCCAATTACAGGAACAAGGACGTCAATTACCCGCGGCGGCTGACGTTGACTTAACCTTATTAAAGGAAGAAGCAGAGCTGGGCCTGTTAAGAAAACTGGCAGATTTCCCCACGGAAATCGCCGCTGCCGCTGAACTGCTGGCGCCGCATAGAATCGCCAGGTACCTGCACGACCTGGCCGGCCAATTCCACAGTTTCTACAACAGTTACCGGGTAATTACCGATAACGAGGAACTTTCCCAGGCCCGTCTGGTGCTGGTAAACTGTGTCCGGATTGTGTTGCGGAACGCCCTGGGCCTGTTAGGGCTTACCGCGCCTGAAAAAATGTAA
- a CDS encoding DUF1934 domain-containing protein, translating into MGKDVLVTIKSTKKDSDNDTEVIELVSPGTFHKKGNSYYILYPETVISGTENSTTSVKVAADTVTIVRSGHINMRQVFEKGKLHRSVYQTPFGSMNMTVLPLQIEVDLTDLGGSIKLEYELTLNDNKLGTNTLEIKVRPK; encoded by the coding sequence GTGGGAAAAGACGTGTTGGTGACCATAAAAAGTACCAAGAAAGATTCCGATAACGATACAGAAGTTATAGAACTGGTTTCACCTGGCACCTTCCATAAAAAGGGCAACAGTTACTATATCCTTTACCCGGAAACTGTAATATCCGGCACGGAGAATTCCACCACCTCCGTTAAAGTGGCGGCAGATACGGTGACCATTGTCCGCAGCGGCCATATAAATATGAGACAAGTCTTTGAAAAAGGCAAACTACATAGATCAGTTTACCAAACCCCCTTTGGCAGCATGAATATGACGGTACTTCCCTTGCAGATAGAGGTTGACTTGACAGACCTGGGGGGAAGTATTAAGCTAGAGTATGAATTGACACTAAACGACAACAAATTAGGCACAAATACCTTGGAAATAAAGGTAAGACCGAAGTAA
- the rho gene encoding transcription termination factor Rho — translation MLESEKPLTQEQLEAKTMRELYAIARELEIPGYYKLRKKELIFEISKLQTQKSGVSLAGGVLEILPDGYGFLRPSTYVPSNDDIYVSVSQIRRFDLRTGDLVYGQVRKPKDNERYYGLLRVEQVNGANPELAAERMHFEGLTPLYPQERIKLETTPDKISTRIIDLIAPIGKGQRGLIVAPPKAGKTILIKEIANSITTNHPEIELFILLIDERPEEVTDIERSVKAEVVSSTFDEPPENHVKASDMVLERAKRLVESGRDVVILLDSITRLARAHNLVIPPSGRTLSGGVDPAALHKPKRFFGAARNMEEGGSLTILATALIETGSRMDDVIFEEFKGTGNMELILDRKIADRRIFPAIDIQRSGTRREDLLLSKDELDYVWSLRKAIAAMTPVEALENLVERVKNTRVNEELLNDFKPKSRVPAEPLEPTPAVKRPYKRRTGDS, via the coding sequence TTGTTAGAAAGCGAAAAGCCTCTAACCCAGGAACAACTGGAAGCCAAGACCATGCGGGAATTATACGCCATTGCCCGTGAGCTGGAAATTCCCGGCTACTATAAACTGCGCAAAAAAGAACTTATATTTGAAATATCCAAGCTGCAAACCCAGAAAAGCGGGGTATCATTAGCCGGCGGGGTGCTGGAAATACTCCCCGATGGCTACGGATTTTTAAGGCCTTCCACCTACGTACCCAGTAACGATGACATTTATGTTTCCGTATCCCAAATCAGACGCTTTGATTTGCGAACCGGTGACCTGGTTTACGGCCAGGTAAGGAAGCCAAAGGATAACGAGCGATATTACGGCCTGTTAAGGGTAGAACAGGTAAACGGTGCTAACCCCGAGTTAGCAGCGGAGCGCATGCATTTTGAAGGTTTGACACCTCTCTATCCCCAGGAACGTATCAAATTGGAAACAACCCCCGACAAGATTTCAACCCGAATTATCGACCTCATTGCTCCTATCGGAAAAGGCCAAAGAGGACTCATCGTAGCCCCTCCGAAAGCCGGTAAAACCATCCTGATTAAAGAAATCGCCAACAGCATTACCACCAACCATCCCGAAATAGAGTTATTTATACTGCTGATTGACGAGCGGCCCGAAGAAGTTACCGATATTGAAAGATCGGTTAAGGCCGAGGTGGTTAGCTCTACCTTTGATGAACCGCCGGAAAACCACGTCAAAGCTTCGGATATGGTCCTGGAACGGGCTAAACGGTTGGTGGAAAGCGGCCGGGATGTGGTTATTTTACTGGACAGCATTACCAGGCTGGCCCGGGCGCATAACCTGGTTATCCCCCCCAGCGGGCGGACCCTCTCCGGCGGGGTAGACCCGGCGGCCTTACACAAACCCAAGCGCTTCTTTGGGGCGGCCCGTAATATGGAGGAAGGCGGCAGCCTGACCATTCTGGCTACTGCGCTGATAGAAACCGGCAGCCGGATGGACGATGTTATCTTTGAAGAATTCAAAGGTACCGGTAATATGGAACTGATTCTGGACCGCAAAATAGCAGATCGGCGGATATTCCCCGCCATTGATATCCAGCGCTCGGGCACCAGGCGAGAAGACCTGCTGCTGTCCAAAGATGAGTTAGATTACGTTTGGAGCCTGCGTAAGGCCATTGCCGCCATGACCCCCGTCGAGGCCCTGGAAAACCTGGTGGAACGGGTCAAAAACACCAGGGTCAATGAGGAATTACTAAACGACTTTAAACCCAAATCCAGGGTCCCGGCAGAACCCCTGGAGCCGACCCCGGCAGTAAAAAGGCCGTATAAGAGAAGAACCGGCGACAGCTAA